Proteins co-encoded in one Rhodopirellula bahusiensis genomic window:
- a CDS encoding type IV pilus modification PilV family protein gives MKFTQGICCDDKVCRRSIQHGATLIDVAIGAALLSLVLIPALGLMGQSSQLLQKLDVQDQLLFEAERIIEQTKIDLCDPIQFATRRGTFDAVVVGNETTSMRSRLTIEDSLAPSLLTMDALVWKDSNNNGEPDEGELSQQLRTQWSQL, from the coding sequence ATGAAATTCACCCAAGGAATTTGCTGCGATGACAAAGTCTGTCGTCGTTCGATCCAGCATGGGGCGACGTTGATTGATGTCGCCATAGGAGCCGCTCTGTTGTCATTGGTGTTGATTCCAGCGTTGGGATTGATGGGGCAGTCGAGTCAGCTGTTGCAGAAGCTTGATGTGCAGGACCAATTGCTCTTTGAAGCTGAACGAATCATTGAGCAAACCAAAATTGATCTTTGTGATCCAATTCAATTTGCGACTCGTCGTGGAACCTTCGATGCGGTCGTGGTTGGCAATGAAACGACATCCATGCGTTCGCGTTTGACGATCGAAGATTCATTGGCTCCAAGTTTGCTGACCATGGACGCTTTGGTATGGAAAGACAGCAACAACAATGGTGAGCCGGACGAAGGTGAGCTGAGTCAACAGTTGCGTACGCAGTG
- a CDS encoding GspH/FimT family pseudopilin encodes MTPLAPCHRISVTKPDARRRAGVTLVEALLVIMILTASMVAAPSVGNLFSNRTSIRQDSDLIVRSLRLARETAVSRSCAVTVRWKSVKDDDGEYRMVIDMLAAPGIYSDGTDAFGAQANPGSSTWMVDPIALHPDVSVKANASSIQFTPTGTASRDLQMKVSRDSESVEVLVQASSGNIYKDAP; translated from the coding sequence ATGACCCCGCTCGCACCATGCCACCGCATTTCGGTAACGAAGCCTGACGCTCGTCGTCGCGCTGGCGTGACATTGGTCGAAGCGTTGTTGGTCATCATGATCTTAACCGCTTCCATGGTTGCTGCACCGAGCGTTGGAAATCTGTTTTCAAATCGCACGTCCATCCGGCAAGATTCGGATTTGATCGTCCGGTCATTGCGTCTCGCACGTGAAACGGCTGTGTCACGAAGTTGCGCAGTGACGGTGCGTTGGAAGAGTGTCAAAGATGACGACGGCGAGTACCGCATGGTCATTGACATGCTTGCGGCACCTGGGATTTACAGCGACGGAACCGATGCGTTCGGCGCTCAAGCAAATCCTGGTTCCTCCACGTGGATGGTGGATCCCATTGCTTTGCATCCAGATGTCAGCGTGAAGGCGAATGCATCCAGCATTCAGTTCACGCCGACCGGAACTGCTTCGCGAGACCTGCAAATGAAGGTTTCTCGCGATAGTGAGAGTGTCGAGGTTTTGGTTCAGGCATCGTCTGGAAATATCTACAAGGATGCCCCCTGA
- a CDS encoding prepilin-type N-terminal cleavage/methylation domain-containing protein has protein sequence MKRTKKNGFSLLEVIAAVVILAVVAAATVATVAPMRAKSEDKLAEQDIASLNAMAQTYYLEIGSYPRNIAYLVRENYIKADDTASRARYNKLRQYPYDAATGTFSKPVTN, from the coding sequence ATGAAACGTACTAAAAAGAACGGTTTCTCGCTTCTCGAAGTGATCGCCGCTGTTGTTATTCTCGCCGTTGTTGCTGCTGCCACCGTCGCCACCGTTGCGCCAATGCGAGCGAAGAGTGAAGACAAATTGGCCGAGCAAGACATCGCTTCGCTCAACGCGATGGCACAAACCTATTACCTCGAAATAGGCTCGTACCCGCGAAACATCGCTTACTTGGTACGCGAAAACTACATCAAAGCTGACGATACTGCGTCGCGAGCTCGCTACAACAAATTGCGTCAGTATCCCTATGACGCAGCAACTGGAACGTTCAGCAAACCAGTGACCAACTAG
- a CDS encoding biotin--[acetyl-CoA-carboxylase] ligase yields MPSVDSTSTWSLDWLRSASDKQLDEELPKLVVADQQTAGRGRHGKSWFAADDGLACTLIAKASPNLLSIAVGVAVAETIEMLAGPTTVQLKWPNDVWMNECKVAGILIERHGDASSDGDPIFAIGIGCNLRSHPGLSQIAGGFVPATSISEATGRLISKEQLLDMLGPHLLDVIGEAAVHPNDVMHRFEDRNVLRGQNVQCVIGGQPVSGICEGLDEGGSLVLRTASGLQQCNSGEVQRVRGGLSN; encoded by the coding sequence TTGCCATCAGTTGATTCCACGAGCACGTGGTCGCTGGATTGGCTGCGTTCTGCGAGCGACAAACAGCTCGACGAAGAACTTCCGAAGCTGGTTGTGGCCGACCAGCAAACCGCCGGTCGCGGTCGTCACGGCAAGTCGTGGTTCGCGGCCGACGATGGATTGGCATGCACGTTGATTGCGAAAGCGTCACCGAACCTCTTGTCGATTGCGGTCGGTGTGGCGGTAGCGGAAACAATCGAAATGTTGGCCGGCCCCACGACCGTCCAATTGAAATGGCCGAACGACGTTTGGATGAATGAATGTAAAGTTGCCGGCATTCTGATCGAGCGGCACGGGGATGCATCATCCGATGGTGACCCCATTTTCGCGATCGGCATCGGGTGCAACTTGCGAAGCCATCCGGGGTTGTCTCAGATCGCAGGTGGCTTTGTCCCGGCGACCTCCATCTCCGAAGCCACCGGACGATTGATCTCTAAAGAGCAGTTGCTGGACATGCTTGGGCCACATTTGTTGGATGTGATCGGTGAGGCTGCTGTGCATCCAAATGACGTGATGCATCGATTTGAGGATCGCAACGTTTTGCGAGGCCAGAACGTTCAGTGCGTGATCGGTGGTCAACCTGTCAGCGGAATCTGCGAAGGATTGGACGAGGGCGGCAGTTTGGTGCTCCGGACTGCCAGCGGGTTGCAGCAATGCAACAGTGGCGAAGTGCAGCGGGTTCGCGGCGGCCTTTCGAATTGA
- a CDS encoding c-type cytochrome domain-containing protein translates to MNSMRSTRFGNVALSLASILWASSSAGVFAADAKSTDGPAKVTFEDDVKPILRQHCFNCHSQSDKRGGLALDSYGAMMEGGGSGEIVYDDGDAETSRLWQLVNHDDTPVMPPNQPKIAAEQLQVIRSWIEGGILENSGSKAKAKKKNALAFVASSSGRPEGPPPMPEALPQRVPVVTQRAAATTAIGASPWAPLVALAGQKQISLYHTETSELLGVLPFEEGIPQSLRFSRDGQFLIAGGGEHSVQGIAAVYDIKTGERVAQVGDELDTVFDADVNDNMSRIALGGPQRMLRIFDATDGTQLFDIKKHTDWIYSVAYSPDGVLVASGDRSGGLFVWEADTGRLYLDLAGHKGAIRSISWRDDSNVLASASEDGTVKLWDVNSGKAIRSINAGSGGVTSVQFDHKGQIVTAGKDRKVRLWDANGKQLTETPAASEAVLEVAITHDSSQMIYGDWTGSVKVSAISDPKKIQELAANPPPAKERIGAVEQTLASIKVKLTPLQEKRDATTANWKSAEKALAEMDSKLAQQNEAIAKNQSAIAAKKTQREQTVAGLPALVSKSRDAHDSVIASRLGLGESPDDAALVKAADLELSLAEQLSKIAQQRRQIVQAKKDEAALAATVTTQQTELAALQTKRAEMEKAVEVARVATEQAEKSYAAVAGELSEVEKKRQLLAEAIQ, encoded by the coding sequence ATGAACTCCATGCGTTCGACGCGGTTCGGAAACGTCGCTTTATCGCTGGCAAGCATTCTGTGGGCAAGTTCATCCGCTGGCGTGTTTGCTGCGGATGCCAAGTCGACCGACGGGCCTGCGAAGGTGACGTTCGAAGACGACGTTAAACCGATTCTTCGTCAGCATTGCTTCAATTGCCACAGCCAAAGTGACAAGCGTGGCGGTTTGGCGTTGGATTCGTACGGTGCGATGATGGAAGGTGGCGGCAGCGGCGAAATTGTCTATGACGATGGCGATGCCGAAACCAGTCGGCTATGGCAATTGGTGAATCACGACGACACGCCCGTGATGCCTCCCAATCAACCCAAGATCGCTGCGGAGCAATTGCAGGTGATCCGGTCGTGGATCGAAGGCGGCATTCTGGAGAACTCTGGATCGAAAGCCAAAGCGAAGAAGAAGAACGCGTTGGCGTTTGTGGCTTCATCGAGCGGTCGCCCGGAAGGTCCGCCTCCCATGCCCGAAGCTTTGCCTCAGCGAGTCCCCGTGGTGACTCAGCGTGCTGCCGCGACGACCGCGATTGGTGCCAGCCCCTGGGCTCCCCTGGTTGCTCTTGCCGGTCAAAAGCAAATCTCGCTGTATCACACCGAAACTTCTGAGCTGCTTGGTGTGCTTCCATTTGAAGAAGGCATTCCGCAGTCGCTGCGTTTCAGTCGTGATGGACAGTTCTTGATCGCCGGTGGCGGCGAACACAGCGTCCAAGGCATTGCGGCGGTGTACGACATCAAGACCGGCGAACGAGTCGCTCAGGTGGGCGACGAATTGGACACCGTGTTTGATGCCGACGTGAATGACAATATGTCACGGATCGCATTGGGTGGTCCCCAGCGAATGCTGCGTATCTTCGATGCGACCGATGGCACCCAGTTGTTCGATATTAAGAAACACACCGATTGGATTTACTCGGTCGCTTACAGCCCGGACGGTGTCTTGGTTGCGTCGGGAGATCGCAGTGGTGGACTGTTTGTTTGGGAAGCGGACACCGGCCGACTCTACCTTGACCTTGCAGGGCACAAAGGTGCGATACGATCGATTTCCTGGCGCGATGATTCCAATGTTCTTGCGAGTGCCAGCGAAGACGGCACTGTGAAGCTATGGGATGTGAATTCCGGAAAAGCAATCCGTTCGATCAATGCCGGAAGCGGCGGCGTTACCTCGGTCCAGTTTGATCACAAAGGCCAAATCGTCACGGCAGGAAAAGACCGCAAGGTTCGGCTGTGGGATGCAAATGGAAAGCAATTGACCGAAACACCGGCGGCGTCAGAAGCTGTTTTGGAAGTCGCGATCACCCATGACAGTTCGCAGATGATCTATGGCGATTGGACCGGTTCGGTCAAGGTTTCAGCGATTTCGGATCCAAAGAAGATCCAAGAGCTGGCGGCCAATCCTCCGCCCGCCAAAGAACGCATCGGTGCCGTCGAGCAAACGTTGGCATCGATCAAGGTCAAGTTGACTCCTTTGCAAGAGAAACGTGACGCGACGACGGCGAATTGGAAGTCGGCTGAGAAAGCGTTGGCGGAGATGGATAGCAAACTCGCCCAACAAAACGAAGCGATCGCGAAAAATCAGTCCGCAATCGCTGCGAAGAAGACTCAGCGAGAACAAACGGTTGCTGGCTTGCCCGCGTTGGTGTCGAAGTCTCGTGATGCACATGATTCGGTAATCGCTTCACGCCTTGGGCTGGGCGAATCGCCCGATGATGCAGCTTTGGTCAAGGCAGCTGATTTGGAACTATCGCTCGCGGAGCAGCTTTCCAAAATTGCTCAACAACGTCGCCAGATCGTGCAGGCGAAGAAGGACGAAGCTGCGTTGGCAGCGACGGTGACGACTCAGCAGACCGAATTGGCCGCGTTGCAGACCAAGCGAGCTGAGATGGAGAAGGCCGTTGAGGTCGCTCGCGTCGCTACGGAGCAGGCTGAAAAGTCATATGCCGCCGTCGCTGGTGAACTCAGTGAAGTCGAGAAAAAACGACAACTGCTGGCTGAAGCGATTCAGTGA
- a CDS encoding DUF1549 domain-containing protein, which translates to MNRSFHRLTVHALGLTAIAIAVVSAGSVSAASPEAIKSKPGELPKVDLSVYPPEISLTTAADFQSFVAVMRREDGVTEDITDKVRWSLGDDKLAKLDGYILRPLADGETTLNGRFSGTSVEVKVRVAQAATHPPVSFIKDVMPTLTRSGCNTGSCHGAARGKDGFNLSLFGFDPNGDYQRITREIGVRRINLAVPSESLLLKKSVGSVPHTGGKLFGVDSDYYATMHNWLKAGAPKDPADAQPPAVTSVAIYPQQAVLEGADSTQRFVTVATYADGTTRDLSRLATFSTNDASVAAMDQNGLATAGARGEAFVMARFDTHTVGSQILTLPTDLQYSAPEPQPSSYVDELVDKKLQQLRLVPSGQCTDAEFIRRATIDITGLLPTEEELNLFVNDVAPDKREALIDRLLERKEFSEIWAMKFAQLLMIKSTNQVSKKSAMLYASWLTDQFARNVPVNEMVHDLLTSTGGTFGEPATNFYEIERDTLKTAENVAQVFMGIRTQCAQCHNHPFDRWTMDDYYGFTAFFSQVGRKQAEDYREKIVYNRFSGETKHPVTNANVAPKFLGGDAPETKGKDRREVLADWLVAGDNPFFSTSIANRVWAHFMGSGLVDPVDDIRVSNPPSNPELFDEMGEKLVEYNYDFRKLVRDICTSRAYGRSTATNESNAHDSRNYAHATIRRVPAESLLDCICQVTESPEKFSGLPLGSRAVQIADGATSNYFLTTFGRSARATVCDCEATTDPSLSQALHLLNGSSVHSKIVRGGLIKRWLNDENLEPEVVLDRIYRRALSRDPSTEERESVKTLLAEEGAQPQAVMEDVFWAVLNGREFVFNH; encoded by the coding sequence ATGAACCGGTCCTTCCATCGATTGACTGTTCACGCGTTGGGACTCACTGCGATTGCAATCGCGGTGGTCTCGGCTGGGTCGGTCTCCGCGGCTTCCCCGGAAGCTATCAAAAGTAAACCGGGCGAGCTGCCCAAAGTGGATCTCTCGGTTTATCCGCCAGAAATCTCGCTGACGACTGCCGCCGACTTTCAATCTTTTGTCGCGGTCATGCGGCGAGAGGATGGAGTGACGGAAGATATCACCGACAAGGTCCGTTGGTCGTTGGGCGATGACAAACTGGCGAAACTGGACGGCTATATCCTGCGACCGCTTGCCGATGGCGAAACGACATTGAACGGGCGCTTCAGCGGTACAAGCGTCGAAGTCAAGGTTCGAGTCGCTCAGGCAGCGACTCATCCACCGGTCAGTTTCATCAAAGATGTGATGCCGACTCTAACTCGTTCAGGTTGCAACACCGGTTCATGTCACGGTGCGGCTCGCGGCAAGGACGGGTTCAACCTCAGCTTGTTCGGCTTTGATCCAAATGGCGACTATCAACGGATCACGCGAGAAATCGGTGTTCGTCGGATCAATCTTGCCGTTCCATCCGAAAGTCTGTTGTTGAAAAAGTCGGTTGGTTCTGTACCTCATACCGGCGGCAAGTTGTTTGGTGTGGATTCGGACTACTACGCAACCATGCACAATTGGTTGAAGGCCGGAGCTCCCAAAGACCCCGCCGATGCACAGCCACCCGCGGTGACTTCGGTAGCGATCTACCCTCAGCAAGCCGTTTTGGAAGGCGCTGACTCGACCCAACGTTTCGTGACCGTTGCGACTTATGCGGACGGGACGACTCGCGACTTAAGTCGCTTGGCAACCTTCTCGACCAACGATGCATCGGTCGCCGCGATGGATCAAAACGGTTTGGCGACCGCAGGTGCGCGTGGCGAAGCGTTTGTGATGGCTCGGTTTGACACCCACACGGTTGGGTCGCAGATTCTGACATTGCCCACCGACTTGCAATACAGTGCACCGGAGCCGCAGCCGAGCAGCTACGTCGACGAATTGGTCGACAAAAAGCTGCAGCAATTGCGTTTGGTTCCAAGTGGCCAGTGCACTGACGCGGAATTCATTCGCCGTGCAACCATCGACATCACCGGGTTGTTGCCAACCGAAGAAGAGTTGAATTTGTTCGTCAACGATGTGGCTCCCGATAAACGAGAGGCACTGATCGACCGATTGCTGGAACGGAAAGAGTTCAGCGAGATCTGGGCGATGAAGTTCGCTCAATTGTTGATGATCAAGAGCACGAACCAAGTCAGCAAGAAATCCGCGATGCTGTACGCGAGTTGGTTGACCGACCAGTTCGCTCGCAATGTTCCGGTCAACGAAATGGTTCATGATCTGCTGACCAGTACCGGTGGTACCTTCGGCGAACCAGCGACCAACTTCTATGAGATCGAACGGGACACACTGAAGACCGCAGAAAACGTCGCGCAGGTCTTCATGGGAATTCGCACGCAGTGCGCCCAATGTCACAATCATCCCTTTGATCGTTGGACGATGGACGATTACTACGGGTTCACCGCTTTCTTTAGCCAGGTTGGGCGAAAGCAAGCCGAGGATTACCGAGAAAAGATCGTCTACAACCGATTCAGCGGTGAAACCAAACACCCGGTGACCAACGCAAACGTGGCTCCTAAGTTCTTGGGCGGTGACGCTCCAGAAACGAAGGGAAAAGATCGCCGCGAAGTGTTGGCGGATTGGTTGGTGGCGGGCGACAACCCGTTCTTTTCAACGAGCATCGCCAACCGAGTTTGGGCCCACTTTATGGGATCGGGTTTGGTCGATCCGGTCGATGACATTCGCGTCAGCAATCCGCCGAGCAACCCTGAGTTGTTCGACGAAATGGGTGAGAAGTTGGTTGAGTACAACTATGACTTCCGTAAACTGGTTCGTGACATTTGCACCAGCCGAGCCTATGGACGCAGCACAGCGACCAACGAATCCAACGCCCACGATTCGCGAAATTATGCTCACGCGACGATTCGCCGGGTCCCTGCGGAAAGTCTGCTGGATTGCATCTGCCAGGTCACCGAGAGTCCTGAAAAATTCAGTGGCTTGCCTCTCGGTAGTCGTGCGGTGCAGATCGCTGATGGTGCAACGTCCAACTATTTCTTGACGACGTTTGGACGTTCAGCTCGAGCAACCGTGTGCGATTGCGAAGCGACTACGGATCCTTCGCTGTCTCAAGCATTGCACTTGCTCAACGGCAGTTCCGTTCACAGCAAAATCGTGCGAGGTGGTTTGATCAAGCGTTGGTTGAACGATGAAAATCTCGAACCTGAAGTGGTCCTCGATCGCATTTATCGCCGGGCACTGAGTCGTGATCCTTCAACGGAAGAACGCGAGTCGGTGAAGACGTTGCTCGCCGAAGAAGGTGCACAACCTCAAGCGGTCATGGAAGACGTTTTCTGGGCGGTGCTGAACGGCCGCGAATTCGTTTTCAACCACTGA
- a CDS encoding PPC domain-containing protein, whose amino-acid sequence MLGVAAVVSATLVVGTASAAFPKISYMRPLGVVRGEESTITLHGSSLGDATQVLTDLPGLEILEVKPVDEKSVTVKLKAAENLAPGLYPIRLVTKSGITDLRLIGVGAMPIVNEVEPNNSFEETQSIEMDRTIEGNVDREDVDCFKVHLEAGQKLTVEIEGIRLVQELRNRNIFDPAIAILNSDRFEVAVSDDSPLLQQDSLCSFTPEEAGDYTIVVRESSFLGASNKCGYRLHVGSFPRPVTVIPSGGVNGEVLQAKLIDVDGTVTDSSVQLPSQPVAEWPVTHQDDRGVSPSPNWIRVSDAPIVTEAEPNEGQSQASPGQFPALLCGVIEEGDGYDWYSFECKKGDRVRVQLHARKTLRSPLDGVIHVFGPDGKTLKGSDDIGSNPDGLVDFDAAADGNHFVRVYDHLRRGSPNHNYVIELSRREPSLELTLKELRRDEAMVVPVPVGGHGAMVLTARRNQFNEQFDALVEGLPEGVTAQTFPMPAGRVEIPVVLHATKDAALGGAFFDVGAVGKIGDREIRGKFNQHHKVVLGQNRREMFGYETEKAALAVCEAMPFSVEVVQPKTPILRRGSKDLLVRIKRDEGFEGNVSFRTLYNPPGVGVNNSKRIDKGKNEVIIPITANGSAAIGSWPMVLQVSYGTNRGTATMSTSPIMLEVEEPVFDFAFPKSAAEQGAETMLAVGMTKRRDIEGNIEVRLVGIPNGVTCDEPKKKVELGSEAVQFELKVAADAKPGTHKTMVVQTLITRDGETMIQTDGTGEIRIDKPLPVKKDPPAEKKTEAKPKPKPAAKPLSRLEQLRQQKESK is encoded by the coding sequence TTGCTCGGCGTCGCGGCGGTCGTGAGTGCGACGCTTGTGGTCGGAACCGCTTCGGCGGCATTCCCGAAAATCAGTTACATGCGTCCGCTTGGCGTGGTTCGCGGTGAAGAATCGACGATCACGCTTCACGGAAGTTCGCTCGGTGACGCCACTCAAGTTTTGACGGATTTGCCGGGGCTGGAAATTCTGGAGGTCAAACCTGTTGATGAAAAATCGGTGACGGTGAAGCTGAAGGCAGCCGAAAATCTCGCTCCTGGGTTGTATCCCATTCGTTTGGTTACGAAATCGGGAATCACCGACCTGCGATTGATCGGCGTGGGAGCGATGCCGATCGTCAACGAAGTGGAACCCAACAACTCGTTTGAAGAAACGCAGTCCATTGAGATGGATCGCACGATCGAAGGCAACGTCGATCGTGAGGATGTTGATTGCTTCAAAGTGCACTTGGAAGCCGGTCAGAAACTGACTGTCGAAATCGAAGGCATTCGATTGGTCCAGGAACTTCGCAACCGGAACATCTTTGATCCCGCGATCGCGATTTTGAATTCCGATCGATTTGAAGTGGCAGTCAGCGATGATTCGCCTCTGCTTCAACAAGACAGCTTGTGTTCGTTCACACCCGAAGAAGCCGGTGACTACACAATCGTCGTGCGTGAAAGTTCATTCTTGGGAGCATCCAACAAGTGCGGTTACCGATTGCACGTCGGTTCGTTCCCTCGTCCAGTGACTGTTATTCCGTCCGGCGGTGTCAACGGTGAAGTGCTGCAAGCGAAGTTGATTGACGTTGATGGGACCGTGACGGATTCCAGTGTTCAGCTTCCCAGTCAGCCTGTTGCCGAGTGGCCGGTGACTCATCAGGACGATCGAGGTGTCTCACCTTCTCCTAACTGGATTCGAGTCAGCGACGCACCGATCGTGACCGAGGCCGAACCCAACGAAGGGCAGTCACAAGCATCTCCTGGTCAATTTCCCGCTTTGTTATGTGGCGTGATTGAGGAGGGCGACGGCTATGACTGGTATTCGTTCGAATGCAAGAAAGGTGATCGCGTTCGAGTTCAATTGCATGCTCGCAAAACGCTGCGTTCGCCACTCGATGGTGTGATTCACGTCTTCGGTCCCGATGGAAAAACGCTCAAGGGCAGCGATGATATTGGATCGAATCCGGACGGCTTGGTTGACTTCGACGCCGCAGCGGATGGCAATCACTTTGTCCGTGTTTATGACCACCTGCGTCGCGGAAGTCCCAACCACAACTACGTCATCGAACTCAGCCGTCGTGAACCGTCGCTGGAATTGACCTTGAAAGAACTACGTCGTGACGAAGCGATGGTGGTTCCCGTGCCCGTCGGTGGGCATGGTGCGATGGTGTTGACCGCTCGGCGAAATCAATTCAACGAACAGTTTGATGCGTTGGTCGAAGGTTTGCCTGAAGGAGTGACTGCTCAAACTTTCCCAATGCCAGCAGGTCGCGTCGAAATCCCAGTTGTGCTCCATGCGACGAAGGACGCAGCCCTTGGTGGCGCATTCTTCGACGTCGGAGCAGTTGGCAAGATCGGTGATCGCGAAATTCGCGGCAAATTCAACCAACACCACAAAGTCGTGTTGGGTCAGAACCGTCGTGAAATGTTTGGCTACGAGACCGAGAAAGCTGCCTTGGCAGTCTGCGAAGCGATGCCATTCAGTGTCGAAGTGGTGCAACCCAAGACTCCCATCCTTCGCCGTGGCAGCAAGGACTTGTTGGTCCGTATCAAGCGTGATGAAGGCTTCGAAGGAAATGTGTCTTTCCGAACGCTTTACAACCCACCGGGTGTCGGCGTGAACAACAGCAAACGGATCGACAAAGGCAAAAACGAAGTGATCATTCCAATCACAGCAAACGGTAGTGCAGCGATTGGAAGTTGGCCGATGGTGTTGCAGGTTAGCTACGGAACCAATCGCGGAACGGCAACGATGTCCACTTCTCCAATTATGTTGGAAGTGGAAGAACCCGTTTTCGATTTTGCATTCCCGAAATCAGCTGCCGAGCAAGGTGCGGAAACGATGTTGGCGGTTGGGATGACCAAACGCAGAGATATCGAAGGCAACATCGAAGTTCGCTTGGTTGGAATTCCCAACGGAGTGACGTGTGATGAGCCAAAGAAGAAAGTGGAACTCGGATCCGAGGCGGTTCAGTTCGAGCTGAAAGTCGCGGCCGATGCAAAACCTGGCACGCACAAGACAATGGTCGTCCAAACGTTGATCACCCGAGACGGTGAAACAATGATCCAAACGGACGGCACCGGCGAGATCCGGATCGACAAACCGTTGCCGGTCAAAAAAGATCCACCCGCTGAGAAGAAAACTGAAGCGAAACCCAAACCGAAGCCCGCCGCCAAGCCACTGAGTCGCTTGGAGCAACTACGTCAGCAAAAGGAGTCGAAATGA
- a CDS encoding DUF1501 domain-containing protein produces MRCHGNPLTQPGMFGRRGFLVAGAASGLGLSLPQLLMREASAEIKQYDFVKPRAKSVIHIYLPGGMAQQESWDPKPYSPMEYRGDLGTIKTNTGEVIGSAMPQLAKRADKYCVIRSMSHGEAAHERGTHNMFTGYKPSPALSYPSFGAVVSHEYGPRNNLPAYICVPNVPNEFAGTGYLPSSYGGFALGADPARGDFQVRDLNLAGGVDEARFMRRKRALEMVNQRFVTGTSADNVGAMNTFYERAYDLLDTPEAKAAFDLSKEDDKTRDRYGRNQAGSRMLMCRRLIEAGSRLVTMTYGSWDMHTSITSGIRGQMPSFDQGLAVLIDDLSERGLLDETLVMVTSEFGRTPKINADAGRDHWPKVFSVMLAGGGVQGGMIHGASDSTASEPELDPVSPADLATTMYRLLGIVADKELMAPGDRPIEIVDGGNVIEKILT; encoded by the coding sequence ATGCGTTGTCACGGAAACCCACTGACGCAGCCCGGCATGTTTGGTCGCCGAGGATTTTTGGTTGCGGGAGCAGCCAGCGGTCTTGGATTGAGTTTGCCTCAGTTGTTGATGCGAGAAGCATCGGCTGAGATCAAACAATACGACTTCGTCAAACCAAGGGCGAAGAGTGTCATCCACATCTACCTGCCCGGCGGGATGGCTCAACAGGAATCATGGGATCCAAAACCTTACAGCCCGATGGAATATCGTGGCGATCTGGGGACGATCAAAACCAACACGGGCGAAGTCATCGGCAGTGCGATGCCGCAGTTGGCCAAACGAGCCGACAAGTACTGTGTCATTCGATCGATGTCGCACGGCGAAGCGGCACACGAGCGTGGTACGCACAACATGTTCACGGGATACAAACCCAGCCCCGCGCTGAGTTACCCCAGCTTTGGTGCTGTGGTCAGTCACGAGTACGGGCCACGCAACAATTTGCCAGCCTACATTTGCGTGCCAAACGTTCCCAACGAGTTCGCAGGAACAGGGTATCTACCCAGCTCATACGGCGGGTTCGCACTTGGTGCCGACCCGGCTCGCGGTGACTTCCAAGTTCGTGATTTGAACTTGGCAGGCGGCGTCGACGAAGCTCGCTTCATGCGTCGCAAACGTGCGTTGGAAATGGTGAACCAGCGATTCGTCACCGGCACGTCAGCAGACAATGTTGGTGCGATGAACACGTTCTACGAGCGTGCTTATGACCTGTTGGACACACCGGAAGCCAAGGCGGCGTTTGATCTGTCCAAGGAAGACGACAAGACTCGCGATCGCTACGGACGCAATCAAGCCGGTTCGCGAATGTTGATGTGCCGTCGTTTGATCGAAGCTGGTTCACGCTTGGTCACCATGACCTACGGCTCTTGGGACATGCACACGTCGATCACGTCGGGCATTCGAGGCCAAATGCCATCGTTTGATCAAGGCTTGGCCGTCCTGATCGATGACTTGAGTGAGCGTGGTCTGCTGGACGAAACGTTGGTCATGGTCACCAGCGAATTTGGTCGCACACCGAAGATCAACGCGGACGCCGGACGCGATCACTGGCCAAAGGTCTTCAGCGTGATGCTGGCCGGCGGTGGTGTTCAAGGCGGCATGATTCACGGTGCGTCGGACTCGACCGCGTCGGAACCCGAGTTGGATCCTGTGTCGCCTGCTGATTTGGCAACGACCATGTATCGTTTGCTCGGCATTGTGGCTGATAAAGAGCTGATGGCACCCGGCGATCGGCCCATCGAAATTGTTGATGGCGGAAACGTCATTGAGAAAATCTTGACCTAG